In Spirochaeta lutea, a single genomic region encodes these proteins:
- a CDS encoding ABC transporter permease, producing MPILLRIALRNLREHKGKTLIVGTLIALGVLMLILGNSLLATAAEGTRKSIIDNYTAHVMVRAKSDTPVSIAGAGGFTGDITGKTIPNYSRVYDIATSIPEVGQANPQITYFARIDYSTENQNQGAIAPIFGIEPDTYQSMFTENIEVLEGRFLEPGEQGIVLPEQTVADIRENLEIDVQVGDELKLQSGGESSGLNIRRLPLVGVYRFAVDNAALSGFAFVDAQSVRSMAGLVVGTSAIIEIDEADTTLLNEAGIFGEEDLFGEDSLFGGTDSDLSQQESLGTDFSEEGLLGILGDTSQRESLSQPDSGAWSYLLLRLDSLEQAPGVISQLNAAFEEAEIAAEAVDWATASGGVATFNQAFGIFFNVVVLIITIVSVIIIMNTLVISVIERTSEIGTMRALGAQRKFIRRMFILETMSISVVFGMIGLGLGALLVGIFNATGLTAPNAFFEIIFGGETLRPVLTFGAVFQALLMMLGIGYLSSLYPVSVALKIQPVKAIAVS from the coding sequence ATGCCTATTCTATTGCGTATTGCCCTCCGGAATCTCCGGGAGCATAAGGGGAAAACCCTGATTGTGGGTACCCTCATAGCCCTGGGTGTGCTGATGCTGATTTTGGGCAATTCCCTATTGGCCACCGCGGCTGAGGGAACGAGGAAATCTATAATCGATAACTATACCGCCCATGTGATGGTGCGGGCCAAGAGTGATACGCCGGTCTCCATTGCCGGCGCCGGCGGTTTTACTGGGGATATTACGGGGAAGACCATCCCCAACTACTCCCGGGTGTATGACATTGCAACCTCAATCCCGGAGGTGGGTCAGGCAAATCCCCAGATTACCTACTTCGCCCGGATTGATTACAGCACAGAAAATCAGAATCAGGGCGCTATTGCACCGATCTTCGGGATCGAGCCGGATACCTACCAGTCCATGTTCACTGAAAACATCGAGGTTCTGGAAGGACGCTTTCTCGAGCCCGGGGAACAGGGAATCGTGCTGCCTGAGCAGACCGTAGCGGATATCCGGGAGAACCTCGAAATTGATGTGCAGGTAGGGGACGAGCTGAAGCTGCAAAGCGGCGGCGAGAGCTCCGGGCTGAACATCCGCCGGCTTCCCCTGGTTGGTGTCTACCGGTTTGCCGTGGATAATGCCGCCCTGTCGGGCTTCGCCTTTGTGGATGCCCAGAGTGTTCGTTCCATGGCCGGTCTCGTGGTCGGGACCAGTGCGATCATTGAGATTGATGAGGCGGACACTACCCTGCTGAACGAGGCGGGTATCTTCGGAGAAGAGGACCTTTTCGGCGAGGATAGTCTCTTTGGCGGGACCGATTCGGACCTGAGTCAACAGGAGAGCCTGGGGACGGATTTCAGCGAGGAAGGCCTCTTGGGGATCCTCGGGGATACCTCCCAGCGGGAATCCCTCAGCCAGCCGGATTCCGGGGCGTGGAGCTACCTGTTGCTGCGCTTGGATAGCCTGGAGCAGGCTCCCGGGGTTATCAGCCAGCTAAATGCAGCCTTCGAGGAGGCGGAGATTGCCGCTGAAGCGGTGGATTGGGCAACCGCCTCGGGGGGCGTAGCGACCTTCAATCAGGCCTTCGGCATCTTTTTTAACGTGGTTGTCCTGATAATCACCATCGTCTCCGTCATCATCATTATGAATACCCTGGTCATCTCGGTTATCGAGCGTACCAGCGAGATCGGGACTATGCGGGCCCTGGGGGCACAACGGAAGTTTATCCGCCGGATGTTCATCCTCGAGACCATGAGTATATCTGTGGTGTTTGGAATGATAGGTCTGGGACTCGGCGCCCTGCTTGTGGGCATATTTAACGCCACAGGGCTTACAGCGCCCAATGCCTTTTTCGAGATTATTTTTGGAGGCGAAACCCTGCGGCCCGTGTTGACCTTCGGGGCTGTGTTCCAGGCTCTGCTGATGATGCTGGGAATCGGCTACCTATCCAGCCTGTACCCGGTATCGGTGGCACTGAAGATACAGCCCGTCAAGGCCATTGCGGTATCCTAA
- a CDS encoding ABC transporter permease — protein MKYLQIAFRNLNRQKKRSILLGGAIGFGIMIITLVNGFTAGAVSNVKENFSYLLAGHIYISEQTKRDDGEVLTVFEDQKPVTQVLQQLAISEERLKRRSDFYGDFIFNGRSAGQNVIGVDWAAEPTLQERMKLVEGSVAQAKDDVRGIIISEQIAQRLDLTLGDDLTVRMQTVTGQQNVGTLVVRGIMADPGILGSISAYADIRTVNRLLNIPEDSFQSLNITLDGLELVDGVTNRIYAELGKAVQVAERGEREGFNLDNISFTYQDEPEPEWSGTRYRIQNINDFTSQIDQLSATLNGVGLGILVVLILITMVGVTNTFRMIMYERVKEIGTMRAIGMQRGGVRKIFIYEAFSLGTFGYFAGVLLALLVSLVLGLFSIPSDNAFSLFTLNGQLTFPMQIGSMIFNYLLIVGLTVLAASFPANKASKLQPADALRA, from the coding sequence ATGAAGTACTTACAAATTGCGTTTAGAAACCTGAATAGACAGAAAAAACGGTCCATCCTCCTGGGAGGCGCTATCGGCTTCGGTATTATGATCATTACCCTGGTGAACGGATTCACCGCCGGTGCCGTTTCCAATGTGAAGGAGAACTTTTCCTACCTCTTGGCGGGGCACATTTACATCTCCGAGCAGACGAAGCGGGACGACGGCGAGGTGCTTACGGTCTTTGAAGACCAGAAGCCGGTCACCCAGGTGTTGCAGCAGCTTGCCATTTCCGAGGAGCGGTTGAAACGGCGGAGCGATTTTTACGGGGATTTTATCTTTAACGGCCGTTCGGCTGGGCAGAATGTGATCGGGGTTGATTGGGCGGCGGAGCCGACCCTCCAGGAGCGGATGAAGCTGGTGGAGGGGTCTGTTGCCCAGGCCAAGGACGATGTCCGGGGTATTATCATAAGTGAACAGATTGCCCAGCGACTTGACCTGACCCTGGGAGACGACCTAACGGTGCGGATGCAAACCGTTACCGGCCAACAGAATGTGGGAACCCTGGTGGTACGGGGAATCATGGCCGACCCGGGAATTTTGGGGTCCATTTCGGCCTATGCCGACATCAGAACGGTGAACCGGCTTCTGAATATACCGGAAGATAGCTTCCAATCCCTCAACATTACCCTGGATGGTCTGGAGCTGGTAGACGGAGTCACAAACCGGATTTATGCGGAACTCGGCAAGGCCGTGCAAGTAGCCGAACGTGGCGAGCGTGAAGGGTTCAACTTGGATAATATCAGCTTCACCTATCAGGACGAGCCCGAGCCTGAGTGGAGCGGAACCCGGTACCGGATTCAGAATATCAACGACTTTACCAGCCAGATCGACCAGCTTTCTGCTACCCTGAACGGGGTAGGACTGGGAATCCTGGTGGTGCTCATCCTGATTACCATGGTGGGGGTAACCAATACCTTCCGGATGATCATGTATGAGCGGGTAAAGGAGATCGGGACCATGCGGGCCATCGGTATGCAGCGGGGCGGGGTTCGGAAGATTTTTATCTACGAGGCCTTTTCCCTGGGTACCTTCGGGTATTTCGCCGGGGTACTCCTGGCATTGCTGGTTTCCCTGGTATTGGGTTTGTTTTCCATTCCCAGTGATAATGCATTCTCGTTGTTCACCCTGAACGGCCAGCTGACATTCCCCATGCAAATCGGGAGCATGATTTTTAACTACCTGTTGATTGTCGGACTTACGGTTTTGGCGGCGTCCTTCCCTGCAAACAAGGCGTCCAAGCTGCAGCCGGCCGACGCATTACGGGCTTAG
- a CDS encoding outer membrane lipoprotein-sorting protein, with the protein MKKKNIILLLILLVSVGVGTTWAQTQPDFVAILQSIDEFGSYQETDFTAEYTVISEKPGEERSIFKTRIFRRDGEDKFLLLILEPALRKGEGYLQVGDTGWSYDPESREFAIFSLKENFQDSEARNSDFAGTKVSDNYDVTDWSEERLGAFDVWQLTLKAKNDTVAYPTTKLWVRRDNYLVLKQEDYSLSDRLMRTSYFPSYARSGGYYVPTKMLFLDNLNEGERTEVTVRNISFNTIPDSVFTRTYLERVNR; encoded by the coding sequence ATGAAAAAGAAAAACATAATATTGTTACTGATCCTCTTGGTCAGTGTAGGAGTCGGCACTACCTGGGCTCAGACCCAGCCGGATTTTGTTGCAATTCTACAGAGCATTGATGAGTTTGGATCTTATCAAGAAACGGATTTCACCGCCGAGTACACGGTGATAAGCGAGAAACCCGGTGAGGAACGGAGCATTTTTAAGACAAGAATTTTCCGACGGGACGGAGAGGATAAATTTCTCCTCTTGATTCTGGAGCCGGCACTACGGAAGGGAGAGGGATACCTCCAGGTGGGTGATACCGGTTGGAGCTATGATCCCGAGAGCCGGGAGTTCGCTATCTTCAGTCTGAAGGAAAACTTTCAGGATTCTGAAGCCCGGAACAGCGACTTTGCCGGCACCAAGGTGAGTGATAACTACGATGTTACCGACTGGTCGGAGGAGCGTCTCGGAGCCTTTGATGTATGGCAGCTTACCTTGAAGGCCAAAAACGATACCGTTGCCTATCCGACCACCAAGCTCTGGGTGCGCCGGGATAACTACCTGGTACTCAAACAGGAGGACTACAGCCTGTCGGACCGGTTGATGCGGACGAGTTACTTCCCATCCTACGCCAGGTCCGGAGGATACTACGTACCTACCAAGATGCTGTTTCTTGACAACTTGAATGAGGGCGAACGAACCGAGGTAACGGTTCGGAATATCAGTTTTAATACCATTCCGGATTCGGTCTTTACCAGGACCTATCTCGAACGGGTCAACCGGTAG